In Helicobacter pylori Shi112, the genomic window GCTGATGGCACGATTAAAATAGGAGGGTATAAAGCTTCTCTTACCACCAATGCAGCTAATTTGAATATCGGCGAAGGCGGTGTCAATCTGTCCAATCAAGCGAGCGGGCGCACTCTTCTAGTGGAAAATCTAACCGGCAATATCACCGTTGAGGGGGCTTTAAGGGTGAATAATCAAGTGGGCGGTTCTGCTGTGGCAGGTTCAAGCGCGAATTTTGAGTTTAAGGCTGGTCAAGATACCAACAACGCCACAGCCACTTTTAATAACGATATCCAATTAGGAAAAGCGGTGAATTTAAGAGTGGATGCTCATACAGCTTATTTTAATGGCAATATTAGTCTAGGAAAATCCACGAATTTAAAAGTGAATGGCCATAGCGCTCATTTTAAAAATATTGATGCCAGCAAGAGCGATAATGGTCTAAACACTAGCGCTTTGGATTTGAGCGGCGTTACAGACAAGGTCAATATCAACAAGCTCATTACAGCTGCCACTAATGTGTCCGTTAAAAACTTTGACATTAAGGAATTAGTGGTTACGACCCGTGTTCAGAGTTTTGGGCAATACACTATTTTTGGCGAAAATATAGGCGATCAATCGCGCATTGGTGTCGTTAGTTTGCAAACTGGCTATAGCCCGGCCTATTCTGGGGGCGTTACTTTTAAAAGCGGTAAAAAACTGGTTATAGATGAAATTTACCATGCCCCTTGGAATTATTTTGACGCTAGGAATATTACCGATGTTGAAATCAACAAGAAAATTCTTTTTGGAGCCCCAGGATACATTGCCGGCAAAACAGGGCTTATGTTTAACAACCTAACCCTAAACAGCAACGCAAGCATGGATTATGGTAAGGATTTGGATTTAACCATTCAAGGGCATTTCACTAACAATCAGGCCGTGATGAATCTTTTTGTCCAAGATAGGCGTGTAGCGACCTTAAATGCAGGCCATCAAGCAAGCATGATCTTTAATAACATGATAGACAACACAACCGGATTTTACAAACCACTCATTAAGATCAATGACGCTCAAAACCTCACTAAAAATAAAGAGCATGTTTTAGTGAAAGCGCGAAACATTGATTATAATTTAGTGGGAGTGCAAGGCGCTAGTTATGACAATATTTCTGCAAGCAACACCAATCTCATGGAGCAATTCAAAGAGCGTCTAGCCCTTTATAACAACAACAACCGCATGGATATTTGTGTGGTGCGCAATACCGATGATATTAAAGCATGCGGGATGGCTATCGGCAATCAAGCCATGGTGAATAACCCTGACAGCTACAAATATCTTATCGGTAAGGCATGGAAAAATACAGGGATTAATAAAACGGCTGACAACACCACCATCGCTGTTAATTTGGGCAACAACTCTACGCCTACTAGTTCTGAAAGCAATACCACAAAATTACCTACAAACACCACCAACAAGGCGCGTTTCGCTAGATACGCTCTCATAAAGAACGCTCCTTTCGCGCATTATAGCGCCACTCCTAATTTAGTCGCTATCAATAAGCATGATTTTGGCACCATTGAAAGCGTGTTTGAATTGGCTAACCGCTCTAAGGATATTGACACGCTTTATGCTAACTCAGGCGCGCAAGGCAGGGATCTCTTACAAACCTTATTGATTGATAGCCACAATGCGGGTTATGCCAGAACCATGATTGATGCTACAAGCGCTAATGAAATCACCAAGCAATTGAATGAAGCCAATAGCGCTTTAAACAACATAGCCAGTTTGGATCATAAGACAAGCGGCTTGCAAACTTTGAGCTTGAGCAATGCGATGATTTTAAATTCTCGTTTAGTCAATCTCTCCAGAAGGCACACCAACAATATCGACTCGTTCGCCAAACGCTTGCAAGCTTTAAAAGGCCAAAGATTCGCTTCTTTAGAAAGTGCCGCAGAAGTGTTGTATCAATTTGCCCCTAAATATGAAAAACCCACCAATGTTTGGGCTAACGCTATTGGGGGAGCGAGCTTGAATAATGGCGGCAACGCTTCATTATATGGCACAAGCGCAGGCGTAGATGCTTACCTTAATGGGGAAGTAGAAGCCATTGTGGGCGGTTTTGGAAGCTATGGTTATAGCTCTTTTAGCAATCAAGCGAACTCTCTTAACTCTGGGGCCAATAACGCTAATTTTGGCGTGTATAGCCGTATCTTTGCTAACCAGCATGAATTTGATTTTGAAGCTCAAGGGGCTGTAGGGAGTGATCAATCAAGCTTGAATTTCAAAAGCGCTTTATTGCGAGATTTGAATCAAAGCTATAATTACTTAGCCTATAGCGCTGCAGCAAGAGCGAGCTATGGTTATGATTTCGCGTTTTTTAGGAACGCTTTAGTGTTAAAACCAAGCGTGGGCGTGAGCTATAACCATTTAGGCTCAACCAATTTTGAAAGCAACAGCACCCATAAAGCGGCTTTAAAAAATGGCGCCAGCAGCCAGCATTTATTCAACGCTAGCGCTAATGTTGAAGCGCGTTATTATTATGGGGACACTTCATACTTCTATATGAATGCTGGAGTTTTACAAGAATTCGCTCAGTTGGGCTCTAATAACGCCGCATCTTTAAACACCTTTAAAGTGAATGTTGCTCGCAATCCTTTAAATACCCATGCAAGAGTGATGATGGGTGGGGAATTGCAATTAGCTAAAGAAGTGTTTTTGAATTTGGGCTTTATTTATTTGCACAACTTGATTTCCAACGCAAGCCATTTCGCTTCCAATTTAGGAATGAGGTATAGCTTCTAAGCTCTTAAACCCATGCTTTGGCATGGGTTTCTTAAGAAATAACATTTAAAACCACCCAAGCAGAAATCCCAAACACCTTTAGTGTTTGGGATGAATGCCACTAATTTGTTATAATACCCCCATACATTTGTATCTAGCGTAGGAAGTGTGCAAAGTTATGCCTTTATAAGATATGATGTGTGGGACCGAATGCGTTGGAGATCAAACTCTGTAAAATCCATTAGGGACACAGAGTGAAAACCAAACTCTCCCTCAACACCAGCCTAGGAAGCCAATCGTCTTTAGCGGTTGGGCGCTTCACCCCCTACAACGCATACACGACAAGCTTGTTATCATGCCAGATCGCTTCTAGGGGCGTGTCATAGAGCGTGCTTAAATTGTGTGAAGTCATAGCGATTTGCGTGGAAGCTTGCAAAAAAAGTTTTTTATCTTTGAGCATGACCACATGCGTGGAGTGCCTAGCAACTAAATTGGGGTCATGGATATTGACCAAAACGCTCAATTCTCGTTTTTTCATCTCATCTTTAATCGCATCAAAAAAAAGGGCTTGGTTTTTTAAATCTAAAGCGCTCGTAGGCTCATCCAGTAACAGTAAAGGCGTTCTTTGCAACAAACTTCTGGCTAAAAGCACCATTTGCCTTTGACCGCCGGACAAATCGTTGATGCCTTGATCTTTTAAAGCCTCTAAATTCAAGCGCTCTAAAACGCTAGTAGCTTCTTTAATGTGCTTGGCTTTAGGCGTAGCGAATAGACTCAAATGCGTCGCCTTCCCCATTAAGACAAAATCCAACACGCTGAAATTAAACGCATAATATTCCACTTGGGGGATATAAGCGATCAATTTGGCTTTTTCATAAGGCTTTAAGGGTAAAATATCTTTGTTACACGCTTTAATTTCGGTTTCTTCTAAAGGCTTTAAAAGCCCTAAAAGGCATTTTAAAAGCGTGGTTTTACCCGATCCATTAGGTGCTAGAATGCTGGTGATGCTGTTTTTTGGCACGCTAAAACTCAATTTATCCAAAATGAGTTTTTGAGAATATTTAAAGGATAGGTTTTTAACTTCTAAGACCATCACACCCCCCTAGTCCTGAATAAAAGCCATAAGAAGAAAGGCGCTCCTAAAACGCTTGTCGCAATGCCTACCGGTAAATCATAGGGGGTAATGGTTTTAGCCACCACATCCGCTAAAAGCAAGAAAAACGCTCCCATTAACAAAGAGCTTAAAAGCAGTTTTTGTAAGTTCGCCCCAAAAAACAACCTCGCTACATGCGGAATGACTAACCCAATCCAGCCAATCGTGCCAGACACGCTCACCGCTAAAGCGCTCGCAACGCTCACGCACACCAGACAAAGCGATCGCAACAGCACCGGATTAATGCCCAAACTCAAACTTTGCGCATCGCTCAAGCTCAATAAATTAATGCGCCACCTTAACAAAAAAAGCGGGATAAAGCCTAAAGATAGCCCTATGAAAGCGATCAAGCAATCCTTATAACTGCTCAAAGACAAGCTCCCCAAAAGCCACACGACAATCGCTTGCGCTTTTTGGGGGATCACAAAGAATTTTATCGCTCCGGCTAAGGCGCTCAAAAACGCGCTCAACACCACCCCTGAAAGCACTAATGAAAGGACGGAATTGCCTAAAACCCTATTCATCGATAAGACAGCAAGGCTGGCTAAAATCGCCCCAAAAAACGCTAAAATCGCAATGTTGGATTCAAGAATCGCTATCGCCATCGCCACGCCTAGCATCGCCCCGCTAGAAATCCCTAGTAAAAAAGGATCCACTAAGGGGTTTCTAAAAATCGTTTGCATCACCACCCCACTCCCGGACAAACTCGCTCCCACCAGGAGCGCTAAAATCACTCGTGGTAGTCGTATTTCTAAAATAATAATACTTAAAGAGCTCAGTTCTTCATTATGCAAAAAGTGGTTTTTCACATTAAGGCACACTTCTTGCCATTCTTCAAAGCTCAAAGACTCCCCTCCAAACAAAAGCACCACCACCGCTAAAATCACGCAAGCTAATGCAATATGATAGGTTTTAAGCATCACGCCTCCTTTTAAGAACGATTAATCTGAACAAAGAATCATACCAACTGCTTGGGAGGATTCTATACAACGCTAACAATAATTGGGTTTTTAAGCCGATCAAATAGCGGGCCTTGATTTTTTGACTCATGGCAAGAAAAACGATTTTTTGCGCCACGGCTTTGGCGCTTAGGGCTTTTTGATACACGCCAGAATAAAAGCTTTTAGCCGCATTCACTTCTAACGCATAAAGGCTGTTTTCGCTCTCAAAATTCTCAACTGAAAAAGCGGTTTTTTCCCAGTTGCTTTTCACCGGGCCTGGCTCAATCAAACACACTTGAACGTTAAAGGGTTTAAGCTCTAAACGCAAGGCATCGCTATAAGCCTCTAAGGCATGCTTACTCGCGCTGTAATGGCCTAAAAAGAGCATGCTCACACGCCCTGCTATGGAAGAAAGATTAAAAATTTTAGAGTGGGGCTTGTTTTTTAATAAGGGCAAACAAAACTGCACCACTTCACAAAGGGCGAAAAAATTCACGCCAAATTGTTTTTTAACTTCATCAATAGGCGTGTCTTCTACGCTCCCAAACACCCCATAACCGGCGGAATTGATCAAAACATCGCAATGATCTTCTTTAGCGCTGATGTTTGAAAACGCTTCTTTTAAAGCGTCAGAATCGCTCACATCAACATCAATGCTCTCGCATAACGCATGGTTTAACGCTACGCACAAAGTCGCATGCCTAGAGAGCGCATAGACTTTATACCCTTGATCTAGCAGCATTAACGCGCACTCCAACCCAATCCCAGAACTCGCTCCGGTGATAACCGCCACCTTTTGGCTTTCTTTTTTCTCGCCCATTATCTAACGCCAACTCTCTTATTATTTTTATAATTCCTCTAATATTCACTTAATATTACTTAATTTTTACTAATATATAGTTCTTGGAATGTTTTTTACAAAAGACATTTTTAACACCAATTTTAACTCAAGGAGAAACAATGCCTCACATACAATCATCGCATTCCAATCATTTTGATTTCACCCTAGACACAGCCGATTGCACTAAATTATTGATGAGCTATCTGGTCGTGCCTACAACCGCTAATTTCAACAATGTCATGCATGGGGGGGAATTATTGAATTTATTGGATAAAGTGGCTTATGTGTGCTCGGCTCGTTATTGCGGTAAAGGAACGGTCACTTTAAGCGTGGATGGGGTTACTTTTAAATACCCCATTCCTGTAGGGAATTTGCTCACTTTTTTAGCCAGCATCAATTATGTAGGCAACACCTCGTGCGAAGTGGGGATTAAGGTTTTGAGCGAAGATATTAAAACTCGTGAAATCATGCACACTAATTCATGCTATTTCACCATGGTGGCTGTGGAAAATGGCAAACCCACCCCCATGCCTAAATACGAGCCTAAAACAGAGGTTGAAATCCGCCGTTATGAAGGGGCTTTGAAGCGTAAGGAAATGCGCACGCGAGGGTATTTGAAAAGCGGGAAACACGAAGGCATTTGAAAAAAGCAAAAAGCGTGAGCGGTGTTTTAACCCTAAATTTTATCCCTAAAAAGGGGGTAGTTGGTGAGCGATTAGTTTAAGCGTTATAAGTTGTGCGGGTGGATTAAAACAGCTCGCTATGACTGCCTAGCCTTAACAAAATAAGCTCATCATCTTTCACTAGATACACAAGCAAAATATCAGCTTTGATGTGGCATTCCCTAAAAGGCTTCCACTTTCCCTTTAAAGCATGATCTTTAAATTGTGGGTCTAGCGGTTCTTTTTTTCTTAGGGTTAGAACGACTTCATTCAAAACGCTATCATCAAACCCGTTCAAAAGCAATTTATCAAAATCTTTTTGAAAAGATTTTTTAAGATTGAGTTTTAACACCTAACGCCTTTTTTCTCTCATCGCTATAACTAGAAAAATCCTCAACAATCAAATCGGTTTCTAAGTTCTCGCCATTTAACGCATCTCTCATGGCTTGTTGCGTTTCAAGGTTTGGGATTTCATGCCCCAAACAACAATCTCTTTTATCGTCAAAAACTTGGCTGATTTTTTGCAAGAGTTCATTTAATGCGTCTATTTTATCCTTAAAGTTTTGATCCCTTTTTTCCAATTCTTTAGCCATTTTTTCTTTAAAAGAAGCTCTATCATTTTGCATCTTTTTGATTTTTCGCTCTAATTGATTGATTAAGTTAAAAAGCTGTTTTTCGCTGTATTGCGTGTAGTCTTTTTTGGTGGGAGAGTTAGGCATGCTTTATCCTTTTTTAAAAATACCAACTCATTATAGCGCAAGCGATAGAACGAGAAAGGTTAGAAATAAAAACTTAAAGATTAAAAAGCGCTTTGAAAAGTCAGTGAAAGTCAGTGAAAGTCAGTGAAAGTCAGTGAAAACAAAAAGATCAAACCCCCCTAAAAAATAGCACCTTTTAAAAATTACCGCTGAAGCTTTCCACCAACTAAAAGGCTAAAAAGGATTTGCATCAAACCCCCCAAAAAAAAAGAGAGTTTAAAAAAGAAAAGCTTTAAAAAAGAAAGTTTTAAAAGAAACCCCTTAAAAAGGGAGTTTCACAAAAGCTTAGTAAGCGAACACATAGTTCAAATACACGCTATAGAGCCTTCTGTATTTGAGTTCAGCCCCCATGAAGGAGTAGTAGTTCGTGTTGATGGTGGGGATTTTAAGCCCTAGTTCAATGCCATGCTGAGCGGCATGATCGCTGCCTTTTTTCTTAGACCTAGCGAGATTCATCCTCACTCCCATGTTGAATAAGAATTGGAAGTTCGCCACATTCATTTTAGCGTTATAGACATTATTCACGGTGGCTAAATTCACATACTCAGAATTAAGCCATGAAGTGCCCGCTAACGCAATCCCGCCAAAAAGCCCCACAGAAAGCTTGTTGTTTTTGCCTAAGAAATTGGTGGCTTTATCGTTGATGAAGTTATAAAGCGCGTCCGCTCCAAAACCATAAGTCCATACATCAGAAGCCGAGTTGAAAAAGCTGGATTTGATGAACGCATGGTTGTAGTCAAAAAAGCCGTAATACCTAGCGCCCCACTTCCTTTTTTGGCCAAAGAATTGTTTGTAGCCCACTTGGATACCGATCCCATTCATCGCGCCGTTGTTGGTTTGAGAACTGACGATGCCCACTTTCCTAAAGGGGTTACGCCCTAGCTCTTGGTTGATGGTTTGGACTTGGTTGTAAGCGTTTTGATTGAGGTAGTAATTGGTTTCTATGCCTTGCGGGCTATAGGGGTTATTCTTTTTGCTCACCACATTTTGCAAAGATTGAGCGTTAGGGACTTTAGAGAGCGCGGTGGTGATGCTGTTATAAGTGCTGCCCAATTCGCTGTATCTAGATTTGAAATGCACTAGAGTGTCAGCGATGTTTTCTGCTTGCTCTATTTGCTGCTCTTGAGTGCCAAAATGAGCGATGCTGTTGCTTAAATTCGTTATGGTTTGTTCCACATAGGCGCAACCGGAAGCGAAAGTTTGAGTGGTAACTGTGCCAGGAGCTGAACCTTGTGTGCCACCAGTGCCAGCTGTTGAGGGGTTGTGGCATGTGGCTAAAAAGCCTGTAACAAAATTTTTAAAAGTCCCGCTAAGATTGTCTGGGTTAATGGCCTGCCCCACTTGATGGGATAAATCGAGCATTTTGGCTTGCGCGCTAGCGTTAGCGAGCATGCCTTGCGCAAAGCTAGCGTCTGTGAAAGGGTTGAAAGGCTTGCCTCCACTGCCTCCCACTTGTTGAGTTGATTGCTCGTTACTATTAATGACGCTCGTTTGATTGACAAGCTCTTGCGCGTCTGCGATCATCTTTTGGATCGCGCTGATTTCGTCTGAAAAAGCGCCGCACAGCTTATTAGCGGGCCATTCCCACTTTGGACCATTCGCTTGATTATTAGGTGCAGTGAAATACGGGCATGCCGTGTTGATGGTGTTGATGAGCGTGCTCGCTTGCGCTAAGAGAAATTGAGCGTTATCAGGCACATCTTTTAATGCGTTGGTGATTTCGGTGTAGGAGACCTTTGATGTATTACCTGCTGCGTTCGAATCAACGACTTTTGAGCTGATCGTGGTGTTCACGGTTTTGCCGTCTATGGTTTGGGATTTGGTTGTTCTTCCGCCATTTCGCCCATCGCCATTTTCGCTGGTGCCTGTTATACCAAATAGTGACGGATCGCAGTTAGTATTCCCTTCCCCTGAGCATGTGTAAGTATAGGTTACATCAACCTTCCCGTTGTTTTGATTGAGCGCGCTCAAGCCTTTCTTTAAAGCCGTTTGGAGGATTTGATAGGCTTCGTTAAGCTTTTTCATGTTATCAATGCTCATAGGGCCATAGTATCCAGGGGAATATTTGTTCAAAGAACAAGTCAAGGAAGCGGATCGATACCCTGGCTCGTTGTTGAAGATGGTGGTTGAAGAGGTGCTTTTTTGACTACCATTACCCCCGCATTGCGTAACATAGCCCACGACATTCCAAAACCCTACCGCCGCATTGATCGCTAAAAGCACGGCTTGATAGGCCGGGGAATTTTTGGTATCGCCGATCAAGTTCTTCGCGCTCGCGCCCAGATTTTCACGCGCCGCGTTGATCGCGCTCGGATCAGAGGACAATCGGATAAGGTTGGTTAAGGTGCTGTATCTGGTTAAAAGCTTGCTCAAGTTTTCATAATTGTCTGAAAGCTGTTGGATGCCTTTGGTGTTGCTCACCATTTGAGCGGCTTCACCGATTTGATAGCCCGCGCTCATGTAAAAGCCGTCGTCTTCAGCGCTCAAAGTGGAAACTAAAAGCGAGCCTAAAGCGAATGAAAGGATGTGTTTTTTCATGTTTTCTCCTTTTTGAATTGGATTGGATTTAGTAGGATTTCATACATTCAATAGAATGTATTTGGAGCATTATAGCATAAAAGTCGTTTTTTTTTTTTCATTTTGGAAAAATGTTGTCATTTTTTTGATTTTAGATTCTTTTTGTTTCATTTAGTGTAGTTTGGTGGTGCGATTGGGTGGTGCGGTTTAAAAGATTGGTTGCGGAGAATGGATTTGAACCACTGACCTTTGGGTTATGAGCCCAACGAGCTACCGGACTGCTCTACTCCGCGCCAAAATACGCTAAAAGGAAAAGAAAAATGGCTGGGGTGCAAGGATTCGAACCTCGGAATGCCAGGACCAAAACCTGGTGCCTTACCGCTTGGCGACACCCCAACACAAATACACAAATAATAAAAGAAGCATTATACAAAAGCTTTTTAAAAAAGTCAAGCTAAAATGCTATAATTTCATCATGGAAAATGGATTTGACCCCCTAATTTACCAACGCTATGTGAAAAAGAAAGAAACCTTTTTGCTTTTTAAAAAAATCGCTCAGGTGTCTGCGTTTAAAAATTTAAAGCTCCAACTCAAGCGAAGAGAAGCGATTAAGTGGTATGTTTCTCAAGCTTTAGGGGATTTAAAAAAAGGGTTTAGATACGCTAAAATAGAAAATCAAATCCTAAAAATCTATTTCACGCACCCTAGCTATTTGAAAGCCTTTAAAATAGAGAAAGATCATTACACCCACAACCTAAAAGCCCATTTCAAAGAAACGCAAAAAACCCTAAAAGCCTTGAATCACCCTTTTGATTTTAAAGCCATCCAAGCGAGCGTGAAAAAAAGGGCTTATGAAAAACCGGTTGCAAAAAAAGAAAACCCCCCTAAAAGCGTGAATGTCCATTGCGAGGGTTTGAGCGATTTCACTAAAAAGCAATTTCTAAAGCTCAAACGCGCTTGTAACGATAATACGCCGCGCACGCCCCCTCAGAGCTGACCATGCAACTGCCGATCGGGTTTTGTGGGGTGCAAGTTTTGGCAAATAGCGGGCAGTCTAGGGGCTTGGCGATGCCTTTTAAAATCTCCCCGCACTTGCATGCCTTGTTTTCTTTAGAGGTTTTGTGGCTTAAATATTCTTGAAAGACTTTTTCAGCGTCATAAGAAGCGAAGGTTTCTTTGAGTTTTAGAGCGGAATGTTTGATATTCCCCAAACCTCTCCATTCAAAATTTTCCCTAACTTCCATGCATGCATGGACTAACTCTTGCGCTTTCACATTCCCCTCATAGCTAACCGCTCTTTTATACTGGATTTCTAGCTTGGCTTCTTTTTTTAAGGCTTGTTTGATGAGCATCAGCACGCTTTCTAATATATCCACCGGCTCAAAACCGCTCACCACAATAGGGAGCTTGAAGCGATCAATTAAAGGAGCGTAGATTTGAGCGCCGCTTATCACGCTCACATGGCTAGGGGCTAAAAGGGCGTTAATCCGGCATGCTGGATCTTTTAAAATCGCGCTCACGCTAGGAGGCACTAAAACGTGGTTGATGTGGAAAAAAAGGTTGTGGATTTTTTCTTTTTTGGCGTTCCATAAAACGCTAGCGCTCATGGGCGTTGTGGTTTCAAAACCGATCGCAATATAAATGACTTTTTTATGCGGGTTTTCTTTAGCGATTTCTAAAGCTTGCATGGGCGAATACAAAAAACGCGCATCTAGCCCCTTTTCTCTGGCTTGTATCAAACTCCCATAGCTCCCTGGGACTTTCATCATATCCCCTAAACTTAAGATGATGCTATCTTTAATCGTAGCGAGTTCATAAGCTTCATCAAGGCGCGCTCTTGGCATCACGCATACCGGACACCCGGGCCCATGCACGAACTCTAAACGATTGGGCATCAAATCCAAAAGCCCGTATTTCATGATGGAATGCGTATGCCCTCCGCACACTTCCATGATGACTAATTTTTTTTCAAGTTTAAAAGCGAGTTTTTTGATTTCATTAGAGAGCGCTAAAATGGTTTGCTTGTCTCTAAAAGGGGCGATGAGATGGTTAACGCTCATTATTATTCGTGCGTTTCGTTCATTTTGGCGATCATTTCTTGATAAAGTGCAATGGATTCTAGGGCTTCTTTTTCATCCATCTTACCCATCACATAGCCGATGTGCAACAGCACATAATCGCCCACTTTAACGGACTCGCCCATTAAATCCAAGCTCGCCTCTCTTTGAACGCCTAAAGTTTCTAAGAGTGCCACATTATCGTTAATGGCTATGACTTTAGAAGGGATCGCTAAACACATTAAAACGAATGCGTGGATTGGTAATTTTCACGCTTTTTTTCTAAAAGGAAATTTTTAAAATCTTCCAAGCTTTTAGGGTTTTTGGAGCTCATTAAAAAAATAGGCGCTTCAGGCTTTAATTTTTGCATGTCTTCTTTGACTTGAGAAACCCTGAAATTAAACACTTCAATCATATCCGCTTTACTGATAATCACCGCATCAGCGCACATAAACATCGTGGGGTATTTTAGCACCTTATCATCGCCCTCTGGGACTGAGAGTAAAACGATATTCATCGCCGCTCCCAGATTATAGCTTGAAGGGCAAACCAGATTCCCCACGTTTTCAATGATTAAAAAATCGCTTTTTTCTAACGCTCCCTCACTTTTAAGCAAATCAAACGCCCCCTCAATCATGCTCGCTTCCAAATGGCACGCTTCGCCGGTGGTGATCTGGTGTGCGCTCACGCCTTTTTTACGCAATCTGTCTGCATCTCTATTGGTTTGCAAATCGCCCTCTACCACGCAAAACTTAAAGTCTTTAAAATCCGCTAGGTTTTCTAGCATCGTGGTTTTACCGCTGCCTGGAGAGCTCATGAAATTCAACACATACAGCCCTTCTTTCAGGTAGCGTTCTTTCATTTCAGCGGCTTTGATGTCGTTCTTGCTCAAAATCTTTTCCACGATTTTGACATCTTTTTTACTCAAATTAGGGTTATTTTGTAAAGATTCTTTTCGTTGTTCGATCATTGCTTGTTCCTTTCTTTTAAAATTTTCGTATCGTAGCATGCTTAATTAAACGGCTATGATCTAGCGGCTTATCTTCTTAGCTGATTTTTAGCTCAAAAAATGCGCCTGATTTCAATCCTTTTCGTTGCTGTCGTCTTTATTCTTTAAAACTAACCTAATAATCCTCCAAATGATGATTAATAAGATTATGGTTAAAAGCAAATACCAAGTATTCATAAAACAACTTTCATCGTTTCATTTTCATTTCACTTTCCTTATTTTTTACTTAAAGATAGTCTTATAACGCTATTTTCTAAAGCGTCCAAACGATGCAAAACTTGAGCTTCTAGGCTGATTAGTGCTCCTTTTGGCATTTCTATTTTTTCATTTTTGGCTTCAAAAATGATTTTGCCCTCTAAAACCTGCACGCTGATAGCTCCCGGGGCCTTGTGTTTGTCTATGATCGCTCCTTTGGGCATGCAAATGCGCATTTCCTTATTGGAAGAATTTTCACTCAACGCTTCAATGTGGAGCTTTTCAAAATGAACGCCCTCTAAAAAATGAACCATTTTCATCAAACAACCTTTATTTTAATTTTTCTGCTATTTCTTTCGCTTGTAAAGCGATTTCTAGCTCTTCATCAGTAGGGATTAATAAAACCTTAACTTTAGCGTTAGGCTGGCTCAAATCCACTAATCCGTTGCCCGGATTGTCGTTGGTGGGCTTGTGCAAAGCGATCCCTAAATCTTCTAAGCCTTCGCACACGCTCTCTCTTAAAGCCGAGTAGTTTTCCCCTAATCCCAAAATGGGCCCTATCGCCACGGCTTTAGCGCTTCGTTGCACCGCTTTATAAGCGATATTCCCAGCGTTTAAATCCGGGAA contains:
- a CDS encoding ABC transporter ATP-binding protein, which codes for MVLEVKNLSFKYSQKLILDKLSFSVPKNSITSILAPNGSGKTTLLKCLLGLLKPLEETEIKACNKDILPLKPYEKAKLIAYIPQVEYYAFNFSVLDFVLMGKATHLSLFATPKAKHIKEATSVLERLNLEALKDQGINDLSGGQRQMVLLARSLLQRTPLLLLDEPTSALDLKNQALFFDAIKDEMKKRELSVLVNIHDPNLVARHSTHVVMLKDKKLFLQASTQIAMTSHNLSTLYDTPLEAIWHDNKLVVYAL
- a CDS encoding FecCD family ABC transporter permease, which encodes MLKTYHIALACVILAVVVLLFGGESLSFEEWQEVCLNVKNHFLHNEELSSLSIIILEIRLPRVILALLVGASLSGSGVVMQTIFRNPLVDPFLLGISSGAMLGVAMAIAILESNIAILAFFGAILASLAVLSMNRVLGNSVLSLVLSGVVLSAFLSALAGAIKFFVIPQKAQAIVVWLLGSLSLSSYKDCLIAFIGLSLGFIPLFLLRWRINLLSLSDAQSLSLGINPVLLRSLCLVCVSVASALAVSVSGTIGWIGLVIPHVARLFFGANLQKLLLSSLLMGAFFLLLADVVAKTITPYDLPVGIATSVLGAPFFLWLLFRTRGV
- a CDS encoding SDR family oxidoreductase, giving the protein MGEKKESQKVAVITGASSGIGLECALMLLDQGYKVYALSRHATLCVALNHALCESIDVDVSDSDALKEAFSNISAKEDHCDVLINSAGYGVFGSVEDTPIDEVKKQFGVNFFALCEVVQFCLPLLKNKPHSKIFNLSSIAGRVSMLFLGHYSASKHALEAYSDALRLELKPFNVQVCLIEPGPVKSNWEKTAFSVENFESENSLYALEVNAAKSFYSGVYQKALSAKAVAQKIVFLAMSQKIKARYLIGLKTQLLLALYRILPSSWYDSLFRLIVLKRRRDA
- a CDS encoding vacuolating cyotoxin family protein, with translation MEIQQTHRKINRPLVSLALVGLLVSITPQKSHAAFFTTVIIPAIVGGIATGAAVGTVSGLLSWGLKQAEEANKTPDKPDKVWRIQAGRGFDSFPNKEYDLYKSLLSSKIDGGWDWGNAARHYWVKDGQWNKLEVDMQNAVGTYKLSGLINFTGGDLDVNMQKATLRLGQFNGNSFTSFKDGADRTTRVDFNAKNILIDNFLEINNRVGSGAGRKASSTVLTLQASEKITSRENAEISLYDGATLNLVSSSNHSVDLWGKVWMGRLQYVGAYLAPSYSTINTSKVQGEMNFRHLAVGNQNAAQAGIIAGKKTNIGVLDLWQSAGLNIIAPPEGGYESKTKDNPQNNPKNDTQKTEIQPTQVVDGPFAGAKDTVVNIFRLNTNADGTIKIGGYKASLTTNAANLNIGEGGVNLSNQASGRTLLVENLTGNITVEGALRVNNQVGGSAVAGSSANFEFKAGQDTNNATATFNNDIQLGKAVNLRVDAHTAYFNGNISLGKSTNLKVNGHSAHFKNIDASKSDNGLNTSALDLSGVTDKVNINKLITAATNVSVKNFDIKELVVTTRVQSFGQYTIFGENIGDQSRIGVVSLQTGYSPAYSGGVTFKSGKKLVIDEIYHAPWNYFDARNITDVEINKKILFGAPGYIAGKTGLMFNNLTLNSNASMDYGKDLDLTIQGHFTNNQAVMNLFVQDRRVATLNAGHQASMIFNNMIDNTTGFYKPLIKINDAQNLTKNKEHVLVKARNIDYNLVGVQGASYDNISASNTNLMEQFKERLALYNNNNRMDICVVRNTDDIKACGMAIGNQAMVNNPDSYKYLIGKAWKNTGINKTADNTTIAVNLGNNSTPTSSESNTTKLPTNTTNKARFARYALIKNAPFAHYSATPNLVAINKHDFGTIESVFELANRSKDIDTLYANSGAQGRDLLQTLLIDSHNAGYARTMIDATSANEITKQLNEANSALNNIASLDHKTSGLQTLSLSNAMILNSRLVNLSRRHTNNIDSFAKRLQALKGQRFASLESAAEVLYQFAPKYEKPTNVWANAIGGASLNNGGNASLYGTSAGVDAYLNGEVEAIVGGFGSYGYSSFSNQANSLNSGANNANFGVYSRIFANQHEFDFEAQGAVGSDQSSLNFKSALLRDLNQSYNYLAYSAAARASYGYDFAFFRNALVLKPSVGVSYNHLGSTNFESNSTHKAALKNGASSQHLFNASANVEARYYYGDTSYFYMNAGVLQEFAQLGSNNAASLNTFKVNVARNPLNTHARVMMGGELQLAKEVFLNLGFIYLHNLISNASHFASNLGMRYSF
- a CDS encoding acyl-CoA thioesterase; its protein translation is MPHIQSSHSNHFDFTLDTADCTKLLMSYLVVPTTANFNNVMHGGELLNLLDKVAYVCSARYCGKGTVTLSVDGVTFKYPIPVGNLLTFLASINYVGNTSCEVGIKVLSEDIKTREIMHTNSCYFTMVAVENGKPTPMPKYEPKTEVEIRRYEGALKRKEMRTRGYLKSGKHEGI